The proteins below come from a single Pseudanabaena sp. BC1403 genomic window:
- a CDS encoding ABC transporter ATP-binding protein: protein MAQSTTAKQTTTTGTVPDVELQRVFKMFGANTVVQGVDLQVQRGELFSILGPSGCGKTTLLRLVAGFEEPSAGEVLIQGNPMTYIPAYQRPVNTVFQSYALFGHMTIFDNVAFGLSVKGVAKPEIQQRAKDALKLVRLDHMSNRYPSQISGGQQQRVALARALVNRPKVILLDEPLAALDFKLRKELQVELSNLQYELGISFIMVTHDQSEALAISSRIAVMNQGRIEQIGTPSEVYDRPSSAFVADFVGETNLFECRVIEQDGAFVELRSSTGLAIVAAKPRHWLPIPEAVVSVRPEKIKLSTEYPNQPYNTYRGILNNVLYLGDHSQFVVDIHASENVPPVRVMLVRSNHQGEKTPPFDSQVYVSWMPEDCVALPKTTVAT, encoded by the coding sequence ATGGCACAGTCAACCACTGCTAAACAGACAACCACAACGGGAACAGTTCCCGATGTAGAACTACAGCGAGTATTTAAAATGTTCGGGGCAAATACCGTTGTCCAAGGTGTGGATCTGCAAGTGCAGAGAGGTGAGCTTTTTAGTATCTTGGGCCCATCGGGTTGTGGCAAAACGACCTTACTAAGACTGGTTGCAGGTTTCGAGGAGCCATCAGCAGGCGAAGTACTGATCCAAGGCAACCCGATGACCTATATCCCCGCCTATCAGAGACCTGTAAATACAGTTTTTCAAAGCTATGCTCTTTTTGGTCATATGACCATTTTTGATAATGTTGCCTTTGGCTTATCAGTGAAAGGAGTTGCCAAGCCTGAAATTCAGCAACGGGCGAAGGATGCTCTCAAGCTAGTAAGGCTTGACCACATGAGCAATCGCTATCCTAGTCAAATATCTGGTGGTCAGCAGCAACGGGTTGCCCTCGCTCGTGCCCTTGTTAATCGCCCTAAAGTGATTTTGCTAGATGAGCCATTAGCAGCACTTGATTTCAAACTCCGCAAAGAACTGCAAGTAGAATTGTCCAACTTACAGTACGAGCTGGGTATTTCCTTCATTATGGTTACCCACGATCAAAGTGAGGCTCTGGCGATTTCTTCAAGAATTGCGGTGATGAATCAAGGACGCATCGAGCAGATCGGCACACCATCAGAAGTTTACGATCGTCCATCTTCAGCCTTTGTTGCCGATTTTGTGGGCGAAACAAACTTGTTTGAATGTCGGGTGATTGAGCAAGATGGGGCTTTTGTGGAGTTGCGATCGTCCACTGGTTTAGCGATCGTCGCAGCAAAGCCTAGACATTGGCTCCCGATTCCTGAGGCTGTAGTCAGTGTGCGTCCAGAAAAGATCAAGCTCTCCACCGAATATCCAAACCAGCCCTACAATACCTATCGCGGTATTCTTAATAATGTCCTATATCTAGGCGATCACTCGCAGTTTGTGGTGGATATCCATGCTAGCGAGAATGTCCCACCTGTAAGAGTCATGCTAGTACGTTCCAACCACCAAGGCGAAAAGACTCCTCCCTTTGATAGTCAGGTCTATGTTTCATGGATGCCTGAAGATTGTGTGGCTCTCCCCAAAACTACAGTTGCAACCTAA
- a CDS encoding PotD/PotF family extracellular solute-binding protein, with translation MDISRRKFLRQTAYVTSAMASASTLAACGIFEKSPKEAKVGGDEVDRPVTQDKSTLYIYGWATYVNNKEILEGFTKETGIKVEGDAYASNEVMLSKLESSGGRSGYSIIYPSDYMVAQMREQKLLAPLDKKLLPNLNNIAGKYLELPHDRGAVFSIPVSLGTTGLAYNVKAIKSVIGEEPTDWNYLWEHKSKLLITLLDDVREVMGMGLHTLGNSYNTKEPVKIESAFQKLRELMPAITNFTTDAWKDSLSSGDLMICMAFSGDAISLARQDPNIKYILPSSGTSIWTDTIAIPRGASNVKGAHAWINYVMRPDIAAKISDANSFGTTNKLAISMIPDDLKAIKSLEPSEDMISKSGRIAKLDAEVLQIYEGFWTRLITGFG, from the coding sequence ATGGATATCTCTCGGCGCAAATTTCTTAGACAAACTGCCTATGTCACATCGGCGATGGCTAGTGCATCAACTCTTGCTGCCTGTGGTATTTTCGAGAAGAGTCCCAAAGAAGCAAAGGTTGGCGGAGATGAAGTAGATCGACCAGTTACTCAAGACAAAAGCACTTTATATATCTATGGTTGGGCTACTTACGTTAACAATAAAGAAATTTTAGAGGGATTCACTAAAGAGACTGGGATTAAAGTTGAGGGTGATGCTTATGCTTCTAATGAAGTAATGTTGTCAAAATTGGAGTCTTCGGGGGGAAGATCAGGCTATAGCATAATTTATCCAAGCGATTACATGGTGGCGCAGATGCGAGAGCAAAAGCTGCTTGCCCCTCTTGATAAAAAATTATTGCCAAATCTTAATAATATTGCTGGCAAATATTTAGAATTGCCCCATGATCGTGGTGCGGTATTTAGCATTCCCGTGAGTCTGGGGACAACTGGACTTGCCTATAATGTCAAGGCGATCAAATCGGTTATTGGAGAAGAACCAACTGATTGGAATTACCTATGGGAACATAAGAGTAAATTGTTGATTACCCTTCTCGATGATGTGCGTGAAGTAATGGGGATGGGGTTACATACTCTTGGTAACTCCTACAATACAAAAGAGCCAGTAAAAATTGAAAGCGCATTTCAAAAATTACGGGAACTAATGCCCGCTATCACTAATTTTACCACTGACGCATGGAAAGACTCATTATCTTCAGGTGACTTGATGATATGTATGGCATTTTCTGGTGATGCCATCAGTCTGGCAAGACAAGATCCAAACATTAAATATATTTTGCCGAGTAGTGGGACCTCGATCTGGACGGATACCATTGCCATACCTAGGGGAGCCTCAAATGTAAAAGGTGCTCATGCATGGATCAATTATGTAATGAGACCAGACATTGCTGCCAAAATTAGTGATGCAAATAGTTTTGGCACGACAAATAAATTAGCTATATCAATGATTCCTGATGACCTTAAGGCAATTAAATCTTTAGAGCCATCGGAGGATATGATTTCTAAAAGCGGTCGCATTGCCAAACTCGATGCTGAAGTTCTCCAAATATATGAGGGTTTCTGGACACGCTTAATCACTGGTTTCGGGTAA